In Candidatus Aminicenantes bacterium, the following are encoded in one genomic region:
- a CDS encoding TonB family protein: protein GTTYYVDLISLPGGGPGSGGGGGAAGEPAESTADTQPSPDTVTAPADPEPENAGSMSDLAVKKEPESSVRYPDKKSRSRWEPKQKPLLSVTRKKPGKSTKTSDRQSSQGGSRGVLSTRISGGSGGDGSGGVGGGTGGGYGSGGFPYAYYVQTLRDRISGSWYRSLVSPGLRGSHVTTVYFRIDRGGRVSGLKVEKSSGVNALDLSARRAVENAAPFPPLPDDFPYSHLLVHFEFEWVKK from the coding sequence ACGGAACCACGTATTATGTAGATCTGATCAGCCTGCCGGGAGGCGGGCCGGGTAGCGGCGGTGGCGGGGGCGCTGCCGGAGAGCCGGCGGAAAGTACGGCCGACACACAGCCTTCACCGGACACCGTTACCGCCCCCGCGGATCCGGAACCTGAAAACGCTGGTTCCATGAGTGATCTAGCGGTAAAAAAAGAGCCGGAAAGTTCCGTGCGCTATCCAGATAAAAAAAGTCGCAGCCGTTGGGAACCAAAGCAAAAGCCCCTGCTTTCGGTCACACGCAAAAAGCCGGGAAAAAGCACCAAGACTTCAGACCGGCAATCTTCCCAGGGTGGTTCCCGGGGAGTACTGAGTACACGCATATCCGGTGGTTCCGGGGGAGACGGTTCCGGAGGGGTAGGCGGCGGTACCGGCGGTGGATATGGAAGCGGCGGTTTCCCCTACGCGTACTACGTTCAGACGCTCAGGGATCGTATTTCCGGTTCCTGGTATCGTTCCCTGGTTTCACCCGGATTGCGGGGAAGCCATGTAACCACCGTGTATTTTCGCATTGACCGCGGAGGCCGGGTGAGCGGGCTCAAGGTTGAAAAAAGCAGCGGCGTAAACGCGCTGGACCTGTCGGCGCGGCGGGCGGTGGAAAACGCCGCTCCTTTTCCGCCGCTGCCCGACGACTTCCCCTATTCCCACCTGTTGGTCCATTTTGAGTTTGAATGGGTGAAAAAATGA